In a genomic window of Brassica rapa cultivar Chiifu-401-42 chromosome A10, CAAS_Brap_v3.01, whole genome shotgun sequence:
- the LOC103845767 gene encoding caffeoylshikimate esterase, whose product MGLHPISDADESNPFGSLSADEFYAKHSVTHSSAFITNPRGLKIFTQWWSPLPPARPIGIVAVVHGFTGESSWFLQLTSILFAKSGYITCAIDHQGHGFSDGLVAHIPDINPVVDDCISFFDDFRNRNRQETPDLPCFLYSESLGGAIALYISLRQRGVWDGLILNGAMCGISAKFKPPWPLEHLLFVVANLIPTWRVIPTRGSIPDVSFKEPWKRKLAIASPRRTVARPRAATAYELIRVCNELQGRFEEVEVPLLIVHGGGDVVCDQACVEELHRRASSGDKTIKIYPGMWHQMVGESEEDVDLVYGDILTWLKTRSERAAERKRESRVGGGA is encoded by the coding sequence atgggtCTGCATCCAATCTCAGACGCTGACGAGAGCAACCCCTTCGGCTCTCTCTCCGCCGATGAGTTCTACGCGAAGCATTCCGTCACCCATTCCTCCGCCTTCATCACCAACCCTCGCGGCCTCAAGATCTTCACACAATGGTGGTCTCCACTCCCTCCAGCTCGTCCCATCGGTATCGTCGCCGTCGTTCACGGCTTCACCGGCGAATCCAGCTGGTTCCTCCAGCTCACGTCCATCCTCTTCGCTAAATCCGGTTACATCACCTGCGCGATCGATCACCAAGGGCATGGATTCTCCGATGGCCTCGTGGCTCATATCCCTGACATCAATCCCGTCGTCGATGACTGTATCTCCTTCTTCGACGACTTCCGTAACCGTAACCGCCAGGAGACGCCGGATTTGCCGTGTTTTCTCTACTCCGAGTCCTTAGGCGGAGCCATCGCGCTCTACATCTCGCTCCGGCAGAGAGGTGTATGGGACGGGCTCATCCTCAACGGAGCCATGTGTGGAATCAGCGCGAAGTTCAAACCGCCGTGGCCGTTGGAGCATTTGCTCTTCGTCGTGGCGAACCTTATCCCCACCTGGCGCGTCATCCCCACTCGCGGATCGATTCCCGATGTTTCCTTCAAGGAGCCGTGGAAGAGGAAGCTCGCGATTGCTAGTCCTAGGAGGACGGTGGCGAGGCCGCGCGCCGCGACGGCGTACGAGCTGATCCGTGTATGTAACGAGCTTCAGGGGAGGTTCGAGGAGGTGGAGGTGCCGCTTCTGATAGTGCATGGAGGAGGAGACGTTGTTTGCGACCAAGCGTGCGTAGAGGAGCTTCATCGGAGAGCAAGCAGTGGGGATAAGACGATCAAGATCTATCCGGGGATGTGGCATCAGATGGTTGGTGAATCGGAGGAGGACGTTGATTTGGTGTACGGTGACATCCTGACATGGCTCAAGACCCGATCGGAAAGGGCCGCTGAGAGGAAACGGGAGTCGCGCGTTGGCGGCGGAGCTTAG